The nucleotide sequence GTACAAGTTTCAACGCACTGTTGAATGTTGGGATGTGTAACAATGCATGATGTTGATGACTCAAAGGCAACAACAAAACACAAGACCAAGGGTAAAAAGGGAAAAGtaaaaaagagagaatggtGGACCAATAGTAAACTTGTGCGAGGATCGTCCTTTAATGCTCAAAAGCTCTCTTTAACTTTCCTCAGCATCTCACTTTTCTTTTTACgctgctctctctctctaaaaaccAAGAAACCTCTAAATTAGAGTACAGAGATAAGGTTTGTTCACTCTTTTAGTTCACTTTTAGTGTTGACACAACAATGGTGAGTTCCTCAACGACGATCTCTGCTTCTACTGCATCAAAGTCTCGATCTCTTACTCCCCAAAGGAAGATTACACTCAAGGTCAAGACCCAACAGGTCTCTTTCTCTCTGCATCTTCTCAAGATAGCTGCCCTGAGATTTTAGTGTTCGGTGttctctttccttaaatagaaacttctCTTATGCTCTTGCTCCTGCTCGATCTGGCTAACTTTCCTTAAACAGAAGAATATCACCTTCTATGCTTTTTTGAAGTTAAAAGAATAGTGGTTACaacattttgttttaaaaaattcttgaTATTATTTAGAAACTCTATTATTTATAACAAGAACTAAATTGAAACTCTCACATGTGTTTTAAACAAGGATGGAAGAGAGGATGTTTATAAGATTGGTTATAATGCACATATGAAGAAACTGATGGATGCATGCTGCACCAAGAGAAACTTTGAGAAAGACACTGTCAGATTCATCTTCGGTCGTAAAGAGCTCAAGCCACGACAAACTCCTGCTCAGGTtccttttttaaatttaaaatttcacccTCCCCTACCCATTTTTAATCCTTGTAATTTTTGCGGATTCAAggttaattaatataattgtttatcACAGCTGATGATGGAAGAAGGAGATATCATTGATCTTGTCACCGAACAAGGTGGTGGCTAATCTCGCCGGAACAAGGAAGATATTTTTAGGccttttttagtttaaaagactttttaaactattaaacaaTTTCATTATTAGACTTGTAATTTCTGGTTTGTAGTTGCTGTTGCATCTTATTATCTGAAACGTTGTTGTCCGGTTGATTTTAGTTCGTATTGTCGAGGAAATTAATAACAGTCAGTTTTCTCTATCTCTCGGTAGTTGTGGTTtgaataattaaattttcagaACAGGAATATTGATACCCGAACAAATCTCTGTCTCTTTATCGTACAGCTCTAACTTTGACTTCTTACGTTTACATTcatgtggatttttttttttggtcaaatacaTTCATGTGGATTATGTGATtagttttgtttgaaaacatatataagtTACACAAACTATGATCTTTGTTACTACTCGAGAAATTTCAACATTTCTTTAACCGGTGTACCAAGTTTCTGGTTAAATTGGTGAAAATGTAGAACACAAAAACGAGTTGAAGAAACATATTACTAATGAACAaaatcctctcttttttttttcgtcaaTTGAAATTTTCGTTAAAAGGGCTGACAGCCCAACTAACACATTACAAAAGGCCAAGTAAACGGTCCAAAAAAACGCAAATCACAAACCGAGCCCAAGGCCCACCTACGACACCCGATCAACCCAAAGAAGCCCCGTCGCCGTGCGGACAAACGCTACGGCTCCGACGTCGCCCCCCTTCGGAACATCACCAGGTAAACCAACCGTCGATTCACCGAAGAGAATCGGAAACCACTCAATCCACACATCACCACCGCAAACGCCTTCCACTCCGGTGAAAACTAAACTCGGAGAGCGTCAATCGCGAGTTCGAGATCTCATCCGGCACCGTTCAAACCCATCACCGAGATAGAAGCTTCGTGCAACCCAACACAGTTAACCGTGGTCGAGCTTCGAACACCCTCCTACGGGATCTCCACCCACCCAAACAAACCAGAACCGTAAAACTAAAAGAAAGATGAGAACAAACCCTAAAACGAAACCTAGGGACCAAAGGCGGCGAGGCAAAGCAACGAAACGCTTTCACCCCCGGGATCTAGACCGACGACGTCAGAGCTAAGGTAGCCTCTACCTCGCGGGGACAGGATCCGGCGTCGATGGAGCTAAAGGAGCCTCCGCCTCCCGGagacaaaaccaaataaccgaACGAGAAACCTCACCGCGCTTTCCTCACCCCGACCGCGCCCTTGCGCCAGAGACAGAACCGCCATGGACGGCCTTGTTCCAGAGCTCAAGCAAGGCGGCTAGAAGAGGAGACGAAACCAAAGCTGAAATCAACAGCTTTACTGGTGGCTGGAAGGCTCCGGTGACGGCACGCGCGCTAACGCGCCGCCAGTCACCGGACCCGATAACAGATCTGCTTTCTCTTTcttaaactctctctctaaTGTTCCTTGAACAAAATCCTCTCAAACGGCTGTTTTtgttatctatactattaaagcaggatcctattgtcataattaccttaggggcatatttccttcactaacattgcatgtttcattaagggcaattaagtaatattaataaaaatctatattgagtcattatttttggatccagcccaaatcaaatctctcttgggcaatttgggcctattaaaaaatcagattcaattctcacttttttttttcctttgggccattgagtccaagttcaaataattttttttcaactattcttaattattatttttttcttttcttaatataatttaagcattcataaaaataattgaatttttttattgaaaagtataaatctttattaaaagtatataattttttaattaaaatatttaccccataataaaattaatttatcagagttataccaacttaattcattaaaaaaataaagtaattttttttaacataaatagtcatttaaaatgaaatacgataaataaagataaaaattttaagtcttttataaaataaaacacaaatatatgaaaatgtgacatttactaaatatttgtcaattgaaaaaaaataaaaaaaataaacccgcgctttgaaagcgcgggtcaaaatctagtaattcACTTAAATTAGATGCATTCTTTTGTGTAGTAAGAATAATTACTTTGTGAATTGACTGACACCAAATTTTAAAGATATCTAGTGTCTACTTTCAGTAGAGATgtcaaaatatgttaaatttgTGAGTAAATTTAACCATCAACCAATCGGAACCCTTAATTCTAGTGAGTTGAAAATTTGGATATTAACAGAagctttataattttactatcatGTGATTTTAGCAAATAAACTTCCATACATGATACATCCTGTTCTGTATTCATAACCAGAAAGACCTATTGTGAATCTAACGTCCACATATATCTTTACGAATGCACTATTTaaactaggcctgggcattcggggtcccaatcgggtttcggttttatccaatcgggtttcggtttttcgggttcaTCAAAATCAGtcccattcggattatatgaaagttcggttcgggaccggttcgggttctatcgggttcgggtcggggttagtgaatcttcaaagaaccgatacaacccaatatactttcgggttcgggtcccaatcggtttttcggtttaaaagtacctgatttttacctattttataaccaaaacatgagtaaaatcggttcttcagttttaaaatacctgatttgtacctattttgtaaccaaaacttaagtaaaatcgattcaaaaataaggaacatcaaccatgatcattcaaaatcaaacgaaaagtaaacatatttactgataaaaagaaaaccaaataaataaaagcataaaacgaaaaccaaattctcatgaaatgagaaatattgtttaacgaaaacaaaatttaaatctaaatacttcaagattcaacggccatctttaaccatcaaccttcatgtaataaaaccaccaaccttcatgtaatagataagtattttagatgttcaatatttcttaatgtattttggatacatattaggaattgagatcatgtttggtacaagatcttttcgaggttttgaatgtttcgggttctatcggatatccatttagattcggattcggttcggataatacccataacccaaaataccacaaaacaagacccattcggtatttacatcgggttcggatcggttcggattcatttttatcggatcggattcggttcgaattttcgggttcggtttatttgcccagccctaatttaaactaataacaataatctttttttttgttaaaactaACAAACAGTAGCTATAATTGTAAAACTAAGTTCTTGCTAAAATGACGTAACTAAGGAACCCTCTTAAACTATTAACTTTATTTAGCGTACAAAATCAACCATTATATAAAGCACCAACAGAAACTTCGAAAtctacaaaaaagaagaagcaagtgAATAAACAAAACTAAGTGAAAACCCATTTAGgtcacttcttcttcttaaagATTCATGGCGACGTTGAAGACGATCTCGGTTTTGTATCTCGTTCTATCAATTATTCTAGTTTTCGAGGGGATTGCGATAAGCACGGAGGATGTTTCATCCCAAGAAAATAGCTCGGAGAATGTTATAAGCTATGATGCTATGCGTGCGAATCATGCATGGGGATGCTCTCCCAAGTACCCTCAGTTTTGTAATAAAACTCAGGCAAATCCATATACGAATCCGAAAGTTTGAAATTATTAAAGATTAATGGAATACTCCAAGATAGAAATCAACGAAGAGATTACTGGAGGAGGGGGAGGGGGATGGGTTATGTCTtcttttatataaattcaaattttcttaCCGCACTacctctgtttcatattaagtgttattttgtcatttttttcttgttacaaaaaGAGAGTCATTTTAGAAATTCAATGCAACTTTCagcttaaaattaattataaatgcattgattttataaataattttatttatctcaaatactatagGTTGAATATGTGTAATTAATAAGAACTTTAATGCATTTCAATCATTTTCTTAATGtgtaaaaaaatgtcaaaatgacatttattatgaaacggagggagtatttaaTATTCctgtatttttagttttatcattccatgagaaaaatgaaaacaaattgtAATTCGATTATCTTAAGATTACATTTATGGGAAAATATACTATTGATGAAAGCGATCAGTCATAGTAAATGTATATGGAATTACGTACACAactgtattttatatgttaCTATTTGTTAACAACTTGtatttatacatatttagaTTCGAGTGATACATCCATGAATCATGATGTTAACACAAACTTATAAGTTATTAAGTTATATGTTAAAATGCGATAACCTAACCCGGAGGTGCTAGCTGCCTAGCTCTACTGGtaaagtcttttgccacttttgaaaaaaacataaaatctttGAAGCCATCCAACGTACCTTGTTCCCGAGATACTGGAAGAGATCTTCCTTCGAATGTCGTAGAAAGCCATCCTCAAATTCAAAACCCTCTCAAAACATGGAGATCAATACTCGAGTCGAGGAGGCGTAACATATCAACGAAGCAGATGATCATGGCAGTAGGAGAGCGAAACCGAATCCCACAAGGATTCCAAGGAGACGAAGAGGTGGAAATGGTCTACTTACACTTTGATGTCGCCTCGCGACCGTCGCTGTGATGTGACGGTCTGGTCTGTATCCCCGTACCTGGCTGGGTCAACGTTTTTAACCTTTCCACGGGAGAGTTCCTTAGATTCCCTTCCGGGCCATATCCAGTGATGCGCCGTTATGCTAATCATAGCTTAGGTAAATCATATAGTAGTTTCTTTTTAGGTAAATAATAGCTTAGGTAAATCGTTTTGATGAGATTGAAATGTTCCTACGGGATgggatttattatataaaaaagttgaacaaatagttaaaaaaaaatcagaaaaagaaacaaacttagGTTAGACACGTAAACTAAGACCGAAGTCCGAAGCATGACCCGCCTAGCCTTACGAATTATCAGACTTCGGTTTAGTTATTTAAGTCCAGAAACCTGGGATTTTAGGGGTAAATAAATTCATTTGGATTTTAGATGTTTTCGGATCAAACCTGTTTGGACTAGTGTCGGTCCAATAATCCAAAACTTAGATATTATAATTCTTGCATCAGAACTATTcttgatattaacatatattttaatattagtttacttcaaactctaacaaagaaaaatatggAAGTTATGAATGCACTTCATTGTTTGATTATTCGATAGTGAGATTCTAAATTCCATACGAtgtatatcttcttctttaagTTGAGCatgtattttcaaaatacaaagtATGGAACATTTGTCAGTGTTTAGCACAAGCGTTTGTTCTCTTATATacatagttttaatttaatttcaattatatatattttgttaactaaatttggtttgtttataTTATGGTTTTGAACTGTATAAACTGGCTTTATATTCGAAGACggaaaatttaaactaattttttttctgaaaacttTCACGttttaaaatggtaaaaatagTATTTACAATGTTTTTAACAACTTATTttgagaaaccaaaaaaaaacacgaaaACGCTATAGCAAGACTGGACCggaatctaaaatattttcggACGGAGCTAGACTGAATTCAAATATTTACAGGTTTTGGGCCGAGTCCGGTAGCTCTATTGACATCCCTACTTAGGTTTACGACAAAACTCTACGGGCTGTCTTATACAAACATTCTAGACACTTGCGGAAGAAGATAATAAACCCTAATCTCATGTACCTAGTTCCCGACCTACTGGAAGAGATCTTCCTTGGACTGCCACTGAGATCCGTCGTTAAGTTCAGAACCGTCTCAAAACAATGGAGATCAATACTCGAGTCCCTGAGGTTCGCGGAGAGGAGGCGTATGATGAATGCTCAAACGAAAACGAAAATCATGGCGGCAGGAGACCGAAGCCGAACCCAAACGTGGTTCAAAGAGGACGAAGAGGTCGAGATAGTCTATCTACAGTGTGATGTCACCTCACGACCGTCGCTGTCATGTGACGGTCTAGTTTGCATCCCCGTACCAGGCTGGGTCAACGTGTTCAACCCTTCCACCGAAGAGCTTCTTAGATTCTCTTCCGGCCGAGATCCACCGATTCCCCGTTATGCTAATAATTACGTAGgtacaaaaaacaaatatatatatatacatagtttgatttttttttgtatatataaatattcattGATAGCACTGAAACCATGAAACCACAGATTGTGTATTTGATGTCTTCCCTGGATATTGGAGGATGGGATTCGGGCGAGACAATGTGAGTGGGAGCTATAAAATAGTGAGGATGAGCTTTAACCATCATTGGGAGATTCACCGTTGCGAGATTCTTGACGTTAACATTGTGAGATGGCAGAAACTGAGTCCGCCTCCTTACGAGATAGGATATAGAAGGAAGTCGACATGTGTAAATGGGTCCATCTATTGGGTACAAGTATTGCCTGATCAAAAACTTTTAGCTTTGGATCTTCATGCACAAGAGTGGCGTGACGTTGGACTACCGTTAGGAGCACTCGGAAAATCATTCCAGGTAGCAAACCTTGAAAACCGTCTAGCCTTAGCTGCAACCTATATTGAGAACGATCATTGGAACGTGAAGATATGGAGCGTGGAAGCACCAGAAGAAACATGGAGCATGATTTACTCCATACGTTTATTCCCTCTCGACCACCCTTACGACGACCCTTCTTCCCCTTTATGGTATTGGACTAGGCCAGTGGCGGTTTCTAAGAAAGGAAACCTTTTCGTCCAAAGACAGTTACAAGAGGTTGTTCAAATGTTACCCAGAGACGGGTGAAGTTCGTTTAATCGCTGCAGAGATTTGTGTGATATCTCCTTTTGTTGAAAATTTGGTCCCCCTTGGACGTTTAGGCAGCAAAACATATGGACTTAGACATCTAGATCACGTGCCGTTGTCCTCCCGGGTATCCAATTTTTTCAGACGAATGGAACTTAAGAGATCGAGCATTTTGGTAACCACCACTGTTGTGACTCTTGTAATGTTTCGCTATTGTTCCCATTTGTCTAGATCTATTAGTATTTATCATGATCAgagtttatagtttatataaagaAAGATGGACAAGAATGAAAATTACTTTGTGTTTGAGATATTCTAAAGGACCAAACACTTTCAGTTGCTCGTAGTAAGCCCTagcctttatcttcttctcgtTAATATCGTGCTTAGAATTTACTCATTCAACCATCCATAAACACTCCACTGCTATTCGAATGATCTAGCCATTGTGCACACACACAAATTATTTgcatatatatcttaaaatgaataataaattgatgttcaaaataataaaggaatattagtatatatatatatatatgcatgactTGGACACACATAAATATTTGCATTTATAAAGATCGAGATCTAAATCATTACACCAGCTGAGTGTTGCCGAACATTCTCAAGTGTTAACAACAAACTGTACAAGTAGAAACACATTCAAGATGGTTTCTTGTTTATTGGTTTCAAGTGGAGATTGGACACAACGATGAACAAGATCAAACTCAACTGTTCAGTCTCTGAAAGATAAAAGATCAACGCAAAAAGCTTTTGATGAGGAATGTTCTTCTTACTAGTTGATCAACTGTGGTCTCTTCAGGATATTAATCATGTAAACAACAGTTGTTCATCAATCTGAAGCAGTTTCACTCGTGTCCTGAGAAGGAGAACATCGTGCTATAACCACTAATGTCTTTAAAGTTCCTTTACATGGATCACTCTGAAATGCAGCATTCGACACTTCAATGAAGCAGCTGTTGCGTCCTTTACAAGCCTGCAGAAGAGAACAATGACTTTTTAAAGTCATCTTTCACAATTGCTAAGAACCAATTTTGTAGCTATTTATGTCAACATTTACCTCAGAGACGATTGATAACGATTTGGATGCGTGGCATTTCCCGGTAGAGAACTTCTCGCAGCTACCTCTTGGAGTTCCATAGCTAGCAAACTCGATGGAGGATATTACATGCCCTTCTTCACAACGCAGATGCATCTCTGGTGCCACACTGTTTATCGACATTGTTCCATTCATGAAACCTGGTGTGGACCATTTCCTCAGAGGTGGATAATGAGATTCCGAGACTTGACCGCAGAGAATTCCAGCAGTAACCGTCTTAACCGAGATTTTAAATGGGTTTCCCCCGGTTTCTTCAAAGAGCACTAGTAGATTACTGTCAGGCTTTAACCAAGAACGTGGTACATGGTACCTGTGCAATGATATTAGATCAGTCTCCCATGGGGTTTTAATAGTCACTGCTTAGTTATTTACCTGGTTTGAGTAGGCTTTCCACAATTTGTTGTGCACTTGTCTGAAGTGTAGGCTCCACGATAATCACAAGTTTTGTCACATCCATCCTTCTGGGCAATGATACTCCAGTACCTTCCGATATGGTGTCCGTTGACCCAGGCTTGTCCCTTTCCCATACTTCCCAGATCTAGAACAACAGGATCTGTTCCGTCTGGGGTGTTGAAGTATGTCTAGTTCAATAAGGACAAAGAAAAGGAATGATGATCGGTTGATTTATACGAgataataatagaaaataaatgaGAGAACAAAACGTCAACATGTTCCACATACCGTGTACCACATAAAGATGGAAGGTGAAGCTTCGGTATCCAAGGTACTCCACTCAGCTTTTTCATTGTGTTCAATAGAGTATACTTTCTCAGCCTCGCCCTTCAATCCCACCTACAATTAAACCCCAAACATTCAAATGCTTACACAATGAACTTCAGATTTTAGATAAAACGAGAGAAAGAAATAAGAATCCACACCTGATAGGTCCATGACGATTTTGACAGGTCCACGTCTCCATTCTTGAAGCCAGTAAGCTTCGCTTTGCCTCTAAAACCTGCTCCATCCTTCTCCAAGAAAGCACCGTAATTCTGTGCCATGAAGTCGGAAATGATCACATTTAGCTGTAAGAAGAAAAGTAATAGGAGAAAATAGGTAGTAGGATCTTTACCTGTAAACCAACTGTTTGAGTCAAGAGAAGTAAATCATTGTTTCCCTGCACAAAAAGTACAGGCTGCTCTGCCTTCACCCAATGACCAACAATACTGCCTTTACTTCCATTCAGCAAGAAGACAAAAATTAGTGAAGATGAGAGAAACCAACTCCTAAGACTTCATGAAAGCAATGTAACCCTCTTGGATGGATATACACCAAAGCGGtagcacacacagacacaaTACATGACCAAGTCCACTTGTACGATAATAGATATGCATAAGAAGCAGGAGAAAGTGATGTAAATTACCTGAGAGTTGTTTGTTTACAAACACACGCAACACATCCCTCATGCTATCAACTGACAGTGTTGGGTTAGCTCCATTTTTCTTCCAGAACGAGATATCATCCTCAGTTACGCTTATTCTACATTGGTTGAGAAGAAGGAAAGCTATTACAGCTAAAAAGACAAAGAACtagtaaatattatagatttcaCAGTACTAAACTCCTCTATAAAACTGAACTGGCAAGAGCATA is from Brassica napus cultivar Da-Ae chromosome A4, Da-Ae, whole genome shotgun sequence and encodes:
- the LOC106356518 gene encoding small ubiquitin-related modifier 5-like — protein: MVSSSTTISASTASKSRSLTPQRKITLKVKTQQDGREDVYKIGYNAHMKKLMDACCTKRNFEKDTVRFIFGRKELKPRQTPAQLMMEEGDIIDLVTEQGGG